A window of Holophagales bacterium contains these coding sequences:
- a CDS encoding NPCBM/NEW2 domain-containing protein: MNGAVPPEEDRRKWLLAVLFTALTCLLLIRPGGFGYDIDDWARWTDYIAQNGLAHVYGSGSNYLPLWLYVLAGFASFFEDAQQIREQIHLLKAIVLVFDFAIVFGVASLLDRYGISRFRSLWLLCNIAFLYITLYWGQVDSFFTAFVVLSFVAAVNGKPEIAAALAAFGLAAKLQAIVFIPPLALIVLVSQWRSPRRLGTSLLSFATPLVLVCVPFLAAGTFRQLRGVVTGSVGFHAVISKNAFGMWSVLMPGADLGSIPDANRAFGLSYQRWGLLVFAIQYSLLFVWMFLALQSRERLLADRERFAHFCLAFGLIPLGFFLFPTEMHERYIYPALPFFALFAMLTGRKGLFAALCVAQFANIEIVLQATILGPFLQQFAGWKLAVLFIGIYLVASARIWRNLAGDVAGWQGSVFRTARSGHLAFGILLAGVPLFGSLAPYFWSQLQRPRIEGEHVLLSSLTASKAEFGFEKPRINESWEGGPIRLAGLAYSSGLGMHSWCRMTYRVPSGSRFFRSVIGLADSAQTCAEASVVFRVLNQEHSPLFESALLRPGSKPQLIEVALTGVTAVTLEVTDGGDGRDCDHANWGEPAFMLRGR, from the coding sequence GTGAACGGCGCAGTTCCACCGGAGGAGGACCGGAGGAAGTGGCTTCTCGCCGTTCTCTTCACCGCCCTCACGTGTCTTCTCCTGATCCGGCCCGGTGGATTTGGCTACGACATCGACGACTGGGCCAGATGGACCGACTACATCGCCCAGAACGGTCTCGCCCACGTTTACGGCTCCGGCAGCAACTACCTTCCCCTCTGGCTTTACGTCCTCGCGGGATTCGCATCCTTCTTCGAGGATGCGCAGCAGATCCGGGAGCAGATCCACCTTCTCAAGGCGATCGTCCTCGTGTTCGATTTCGCCATCGTTTTCGGGGTTGCCTCACTCCTCGACCGGTATGGAATCTCCCGGTTCCGGAGCCTGTGGCTCCTCTGCAACATCGCCTTTCTCTACATCACGCTGTACTGGGGACAGGTCGACAGCTTCTTCACGGCGTTCGTCGTCCTGTCGTTCGTGGCTGCCGTGAACGGCAAGCCCGAGATCGCGGCGGCTCTCGCCGCGTTCGGGCTCGCGGCCAAACTCCAGGCGATCGTATTCATTCCGCCTCTGGCCCTGATCGTGCTGGTGTCGCAATGGAGAAGCCCTCGGCGCCTCGGGACTTCCTTGCTTTCCTTCGCTACACCTCTCGTGCTCGTCTGCGTTCCCTTCCTCGCTGCCGGGACTTTCCGTCAGCTGAGAGGCGTCGTGACCGGCTCGGTGGGGTTTCACGCCGTCATCTCGAAGAACGCCTTCGGCATGTGGTCCGTGCTCATGCCCGGAGCCGATCTCGGCTCCATTCCCGACGCGAACCGGGCCTTCGGGCTCAGCTACCAGCGCTGGGGGCTCCTCGTCTTCGCCATCCAGTATTCGCTTCTCTTCGTCTGGATGTTCCTGGCTCTGCAGTCGCGGGAGCGCCTGCTGGCAGACCGGGAGAGGTTTGCCCACTTCTGCCTCGCTTTCGGCCTCATTCCGCTCGGGTTCTTCCTGTTCCCGACGGAGATGCACGAGCGCTACATCTACCCGGCCCTCCCGTTCTTCGCCCTCTTTGCCATGCTGACCGGTCGCAAGGGTCTCTTCGCCGCCCTGTGCGTCGCGCAGTTCGCGAACATCGAGATCGTCCTGCAGGCAACGATACTCGGGCCCTTTCTGCAGCAGTTCGCGGGCTGGAAGCTCGCCGTGCTCTTCATCGGCATCTACCTCGTGGCCTCCGCCAGGATCTGGCGGAACCTCGCAGGAGATGTGGCGGGCTGGCAGGGGAGCGTCTTCAGGACGGCGCGCTCGGGCCACCTGGCGTTCGGGATTCTCCTCGCCGGGGTTCCGCTCTTCGGATCGCTCGCCCCCTACTTCTGGAGTCAACTGCAGCGTCCGAGGATCGAGGGAGAACACGTCCTTCTCTCCAGCCTGACCGCCTCGAAAGCAGAGTTCGGTTTCGAGAAGCCTCGGATCAACGAAAGCTGGGAGGGAGGTCCCATCCGGCTCGCGGGCCTTGCCTACTCCTCGGGACTCGGCATGCACTCATGGTGCCGAATGACCTATCGCGTGCCTTCCGGGTCCCGTTTCTTCCGGTCCGTGATCGGGCTCGCCGACTCGGCTCAGACGTGTGCGGAGGCCTCCGTCGTGTTTCGCGTCCTGAACCAGGAACACAGTCCCCTCTTCGAAAGCGCCCTGTTACGGCCTGGCAGCAAGCCTCAGCTGATCGAGGTGGCGCTCACCGGAGTCACGGCGGTGACTCTCGAGGTGACGGACGGCGGGGACGGCCGGGACTGTGACCATGCGAACTGGGGGGAGCCCGCCTTCATGCTGAGAGGGCGCTGA
- a CDS encoding glycosyltransferase family 39 protein: protein MASRSGLQVLLWASGLAIALSLLAAQDRIGVLTGPTLVDSPQSSVSLPTEAIVLAAILLVALLLRVPHLASFPPRLHNDEMSCGLAAREFLASPAPSVFSLGWYSCPRFGFFLTSLGLRFFGDSLFGLRMSSVVLGMVSLLGIHLLGRLLFGVGAGLLATLFAATFHWHVHLSRTGFHYVQGMAFAVWAVYLLALGFATRRRLAFGLAGVVTGLGLQTYFSVRLVPFLLVAWTLALVLEHSMRNRREGALADGRPGSGARVAAVGLSITGVLAVAAVAPLLAPYRDHPEDFNSRTEQVFIFSEAVATHVKVAIRGEGGGGPDPTTAELLAFGARRVFGLPFRGRDSSEQYGFQWPFIPWSFWIVFAASLAFALRQARRPGFSLLWLVTIGTAVAGGVLTVDPPFTPRLSALAAFLPLFPAAFFAAIPACPAVRRSRPRRVVAATLSSLFVLFWVVQNVDLYFRKYPGEFGGSRRDWIVRRLLERPKVDGVVNLFPEPEAFGHESYRFVGRELKVFNLGTSHRSVQGSGGEGEAVPQGPSPGPDIPLPSLGDVLGEAASAGRSVLVIAPTSLVADGDVEPLRVQDFHTSNDPSFPGDFSWAVVAPGPG from the coding sequence ATGGCCTCCCGCAGCGGACTGCAGGTCCTTCTCTGGGCCTCGGGGCTCGCGATCGCCCTTTCGCTCCTCGCGGCTCAGGACCGAATCGGCGTTCTCACTGGCCCGACGCTCGTAGACTCGCCGCAGAGCAGCGTTTCTCTACCGACGGAAGCGATCGTACTGGCCGCGATCCTCCTCGTGGCCCTCCTGCTTCGCGTCCCTCACCTGGCGTCGTTTCCTCCGCGCCTTCACAACGACGAGATGAGCTGCGGCCTCGCCGCACGTGAGTTCCTCGCGTCGCCGGCACCCTCGGTCTTCTCCCTGGGGTGGTACTCGTGTCCCCGGTTCGGGTTCTTCCTGACGAGCCTGGGCCTGCGCTTCTTCGGAGACTCCCTCTTCGGGCTCCGGATGAGCTCCGTCGTGCTCGGGATGGTCTCCCTCCTGGGCATCCACCTCCTGGGCCGGCTGCTCTTCGGCGTCGGTGCAGGCCTTCTGGCGACGTTGTTCGCGGCGACATTTCACTGGCACGTCCACCTCAGCCGAACCGGCTTTCACTACGTTCAAGGGATGGCGTTCGCGGTCTGGGCGGTCTACCTCCTCGCGCTCGGTTTCGCGACGAGGCGCCGGCTCGCGTTCGGGCTCGCCGGCGTGGTCACGGGCCTCGGGCTCCAGACCTACTTCTCCGTGCGGCTCGTCCCGTTCCTGCTGGTCGCCTGGACGCTTGCGCTCGTCCTGGAGCACTCCATGCGGAACCGCCGGGAGGGGGCGCTCGCCGACGGCCGGCCCGGCTCCGGGGCCCGGGTGGCGGCCGTCGGGCTGTCGATCACCGGCGTCCTGGCCGTTGCAGCCGTCGCGCCGCTCCTCGCCCCATACCGGGACCACCCGGAGGATTTCAACTCACGGACAGAGCAGGTCTTCATCTTCTCGGAGGCGGTGGCCACACACGTGAAGGTCGCAATTCGTGGAGAGGGCGGAGGCGGCCCGGACCCGACGACGGCCGAACTTCTCGCCTTCGGGGCTCGCCGAGTCTTCGGGCTGCCCTTCCGGGGCCGTGATTCCAGCGAGCAGTACGGATTCCAGTGGCCCTTCATCCCCTGGTCCTTCTGGATCGTCTTCGCGGCCTCGCTGGCCTTCGCGCTGCGGCAAGCGCGTCGTCCCGGGTTCTCGCTTCTCTGGCTCGTCACGATAGGAACAGCCGTCGCGGGAGGGGTACTGACCGTGGATCCGCCGTTCACGCCACGGCTTTCAGCGCTTGCGGCGTTCCTTCCGCTCTTCCCGGCAGCCTTTTTCGCTGCGATCCCGGCGTGTCCGGCCGTTCGTCGGAGTCGTCCTCGGAGGGTGGTCGCCGCCACCCTGTCGTCCCTTTTCGTTCTGTTCTGGGTGGTTCAGAACGTCGACCTCTACTTCCGGAAGTACCCCGGTGAGTTCGGCGGCTCTCGCCGCGACTGGATCGTCCGGCGCCTGCTGGAGCGGCCGAAGGTGGACGGAGTGGTCAACCTGTTCCCCGAGCCGGAGGCGTTCGGACACGAGAGCTACCGGTTCGTCGGCCGCGAGCTGAAGGTCTTCAACCTCGGAACGAGCCATCGGAGCGTGCAGGGCTCGGGGGGTGAGGGAGAAGCGGTTCCCCAGGGCCCGTCGCCCGGGCCAGACATCCCGCTGCCTTCCCTGGGAGACGTTCTCGGCGAGGCCGCTTCCGCCGGAAGGAGCGTGCTCGTCATCGCGCCGACGTCGCTCGTCGCTGACGGTGACGTCGAGCCGCTGCGGGTTCAGGATTTCCACACCTCGAACGACCCGTCCTTCCCGGGCGACTTTTCCTGGGCCGTCGTTGCGCCGGGCCCCGGGTAA
- the selA gene encoding L-seryl-tRNA(Sec) selenium transferase has product MATPVTIPPSIETLLSDERGLELATRHGRLRTREALREAADRLRRGGLAAGEDAAGAVLDAADTALALRPPAGPRPVVNATGVLLHTNLGRAPLAAAAREAVLRSCGYATLELDLTTGGRGKRGEHVRPLLLELMAPGRDDLDALAVTNTAAALLLALDTLANGRPVAVSRGELVAIGGDFRVPSIMARSGASLLEVGTTNKTTPDDYAEAVRAGAVAILKVRPSNYRIVGFTEEVSLRALAPLCREARIPLLYDAGAGAPERFEESGLFDEPVPAEALAQGADLVCFSGDKTLGGPQAGILLGASALVGACARNPLARALRPDKLVLAALAATLDLHLSGRASEIPFYAMLAVPVARLAERARRLAAAAAAFGWEAEAAPLVAIAGGGTGTESTLPSFGLLLRHPSLGETEAAARLRSRELPVLVRISEGRLVVDLRSVTPEEDDEILRALGDACTRP; this is encoded by the coding sequence TTGGCAACACCCGTAACCATCCCCCCTTCGATCGAGACGCTTCTGTCGGACGAGCGGGGTCTGGAGCTCGCGACCCGTCACGGACGCCTTCGGACGAGGGAAGCTCTCCGCGAGGCCGCGGACCGGCTTCGGCGAGGCGGCCTCGCGGCCGGAGAGGACGCCGCCGGCGCGGTCCTCGACGCGGCCGACACGGCCCTCGCACTTCGCCCGCCGGCGGGACCGAGGCCCGTCGTCAACGCCACGGGGGTCCTCCTCCACACGAATCTCGGGCGGGCCCCGCTCGCCGCCGCCGCACGGGAGGCCGTCCTCAGGTCCTGCGGCTACGCGACGCTGGAGCTGGACCTGACGACCGGCGGGCGCGGGAAGAGGGGCGAGCACGTGCGGCCCCTCCTCCTCGAGCTGATGGCCCCGGGCCGCGACGACCTCGACGCCCTGGCCGTCACGAACACCGCTGCCGCGCTTCTCCTCGCCCTCGACACGCTCGCCAACGGCCGGCCCGTCGCCGTCTCGAGGGGCGAGCTCGTCGCGATCGGAGGCGACTTCCGCGTCCCCTCGATCATGGCCCGCAGCGGAGCCTCGCTCCTCGAGGTCGGGACGACGAACAAGACGACGCCCGACGACTACGCCGAGGCTGTCCGCGCCGGGGCCGTGGCGATCCTGAAGGTGAGACCTTCGAACTACCGGATCGTCGGCTTCACCGAGGAAGTCTCTCTCCGCGCGCTCGCACCCCTCTGCAGGGAGGCGCGCATCCCGCTTCTCTACGACGCCGGCGCGGGCGCTCCCGAGCGCTTCGAAGAGTCCGGCCTCTTCGACGAGCCGGTCCCCGCCGAGGCGCTCGCCCAGGGAGCCGACCTCGTCTGCTTCTCGGGGGACAAGACGCTCGGCGGGCCGCAGGCGGGGATCCTGCTCGGAGCCTCCGCTCTCGTCGGCGCCTGTGCGAGGAACCCGCTCGCGCGCGCCCTGCGCCCCGACAAGCTCGTCCTGGCCGCGCTCGCGGCGACTCTCGACCTGCACCTTTCGGGGAGGGCCTCCGAGATCCCCTTCTACGCGATGCTGGCGGTACCCGTGGCGCGCCTGGCGGAGCGGGCGCGCCGGCTCGCGGCGGCGGCAGCGGCGTTCGGATGGGAGGCCGAGGCGGCCCCCCTGGTCGCCATCGCCGGCGGCGGAACGGGAACGGAATCGACGCTCCCCTCGTTCGGTCTTCTCCTGCGCCACCCGTCCCTCGGCGAGACCGAGGCGGCGGCCCGGCTCCGCTCGCGAGAGCTGCCCGTCCTCGTCCGCATCTCGGAGGGAAGGCTCGTCGTCGATCTCCGCTCGGTCACCCCGGAGGAGGACGACGAGATCCTGAGAGCGCTCGGGGACGCCTGCACGCGGCCCTGA
- a CDS encoding sigma-54-dependent Fis family transcriptional regulator, with the protein MAAEILLVEDRESLRSMLAETLAREGYGVEAVATGDEAVRRLSEGRRYALVLTDLKLPGADGLAVLDAALASDASLPVILLTGFGTVETAVVAMKKGAADFLGKPVDVDLLLLLVRRHVDARRSAVARTLLAEEAGLAGMPRILGHAPALADALDRLRRAAASDVTVLLTGESGTGKELFARAVHALSPRRAGPFVAVNVAALPEGLVENELFGHERGAYTGASERRAGRFELADGGTLFLDEIGELPLGAQTKLLRVVEERTFLRVGGTIPLTVDVRLVAATNCDLGARVKSGAFREDLFYRLDVFPVRLPPLRARKEDVPVLAREFARTCGESARGRAFELSPAAVEKLVAWDWPGNVRELRNVIERAVLLSSGPQIRTADVVLGAPGEEAVGTPSLAGTLEETVERWKLAGESARIRRALEEAAGERSTAAEALGIPLKRLVQRIRELKM; encoded by the coding sequence ATGGCCGCCGAGATCCTCCTCGTAGAGGACCGGGAATCGCTCCGGTCGATGCTGGCCGAGACGCTGGCCCGCGAGGGGTACGGCGTCGAAGCGGTCGCGACCGGCGACGAGGCGGTTCGGCGGCTCTCCGAGGGGCGGCGCTACGCCCTCGTCCTCACCGACCTCAAGCTTCCCGGGGCCGACGGCCTCGCCGTCCTGGACGCGGCGCTCGCGAGCGACGCATCGCTACCGGTCATCCTGCTCACGGGTTTCGGCACGGTCGAGACCGCCGTCGTCGCGATGAAGAAGGGGGCGGCCGATTTCCTCGGCAAGCCGGTCGACGTCGATCTCCTCCTCCTGCTCGTCCGCAGGCACGTCGACGCCCGGCGCAGCGCCGTGGCCCGGACGCTCCTCGCCGAGGAGGCCGGGCTCGCCGGGATGCCGCGCATCCTCGGCCACGCTCCGGCGCTGGCGGACGCCCTCGACCGGCTCCGCCGGGCCGCCGCGAGCGACGTGACGGTCCTTTTGACCGGCGAATCGGGGACGGGGAAAGAGCTCTTCGCGCGGGCCGTCCACGCCCTCTCTCCCCGCCGGGCGGGACCGTTCGTCGCCGTGAACGTCGCGGCCCTTCCCGAGGGGCTCGTCGAGAACGAGCTCTTCGGCCACGAGCGGGGCGCCTACACGGGCGCTTCCGAGCGGCGGGCCGGCCGCTTCGAGCTGGCCGACGGCGGGACGCTCTTTCTCGACGAGATCGGCGAGCTGCCGCTCGGGGCGCAGACGAAGCTCCTGCGCGTCGTCGAGGAGAGGACCTTCCTGCGTGTCGGCGGAACGATCCCCCTCACGGTGGACGTTCGCCTGGTGGCCGCCACGAACTGCGACCTTGGGGCCCGGGTGAAGTCGGGAGCCTTCCGCGAGGATCTCTTCTACCGGCTCGACGTCTTTCCGGTCCGCCTCCCGCCGCTGCGCGCCCGCAAGGAGGACGTCCCCGTGCTGGCCAGGGAGTTCGCGAGGACCTGCGGCGAGAGCGCGCGGGGCCGGGCGTTCGAGCTCAGCCCGGCAGCGGTCGAGAAGCTCGTGGCGTGGGACTGGCCGGGAAACGTGCGGGAGCTCAGGAACGTGATCGAACGGGCCGTACTCCTCTCGTCCGGCCCGCAGATCCGGACGGCCGACGTCGTCCTCGGCGCTCCGGGTGAGGAAGCGGTGGGGACGCCCTCGCTGGCGGGGACGCTCGAGGAGACGGTGGAGCGGTGGAAGCTGGCCGGCGAGTCGGCGCGGATCCGCCGTGCGCTCGAGGAGGCCGCCGGGGAGCGGTCGACGGCCGCCGAGGCCCTCGGCATCCCGCTCAAGAGGCTCGTCCAGAGGATCCGCGAGCTGAAGATGTAA
- a CDS encoding NAD(P)/FAD-dependent oxidoreductase, giving the protein MSAGPGRRIAVVGGGLAGLVAADRLLAAGHSVVVFEKYPEAGGLVGTFSVGGEALERFYHHLFTSDVDYVSLAEELGLGGEIEWLPSKMGFYSGGLLYPFGTPVSLLGFSPLGVKGRLELVLSTLRLRQMRDWRALEGETAVGWLKKNGYGRVLDVVWGPLLTQKYGRRAEEVGLVWLWGKIALRTRSRDKTGLGERLGYMRGSFGRVVEALLSRIASRGGELRPARPVKLASRSDGRWLVEFRGGSEAFDLVLSTVAIPELLRIAPDLPADTRALWSGISYAHALCPVLVVDRPLTPFYWTNVGDVTMPFGGFIEHTNYIPSSRYGGNHVIYLSDYVLPDDPKWTMPDRDLWEIYLPAAKRLAPELERARILERHLFRAEYAQPVVGTHYSRVLPPLRTGVPGLYSAAMAQVYPEDRGQNYAVKIAREAASALLEDLR; this is encoded by the coding sequence ATGTCCGCCGGCCCGGGTCGTCGAATTGCCGTCGTGGGAGGCGGCCTCGCCGGCCTCGTCGCGGCCGACCGGCTCCTCGCGGCAGGCCACTCCGTCGTCGTCTTCGAGAAGTACCCGGAAGCGGGCGGCCTCGTCGGCACGTTCTCGGTCGGGGGCGAGGCGCTCGAGCGCTTCTACCACCACCTCTTCACGAGCGACGTCGATTACGTCTCCCTCGCCGAAGAGCTCGGCCTGGGCGGCGAGATCGAGTGGCTCCCGTCGAAGATGGGCTTCTACTCGGGTGGACTCCTCTACCCCTTCGGCACCCCCGTCTCGCTCCTCGGGTTCTCGCCGCTCGGAGTGAAGGGACGCCTGGAGCTCGTCCTCTCCACGCTCCGTCTCCGTCAGATGCGCGACTGGCGCGCCCTCGAGGGGGAAACCGCCGTCGGCTGGCTGAAGAAGAACGGCTACGGCCGCGTCCTCGACGTCGTCTGGGGGCCCCTCCTGACGCAGAAGTACGGCCGCCGCGCGGAGGAGGTGGGCCTCGTCTGGCTCTGGGGCAAGATCGCCCTGAGGACCCGCTCGCGCGACAAGACCGGGCTCGGAGAGAGGCTCGGCTACATGCGCGGCTCCTTCGGACGCGTCGTCGAGGCGCTCCTCTCCCGCATCGCTTCCCGCGGGGGGGAGCTGCGCCCGGCCCGCCCCGTGAAGCTTGCGTCCCGGAGCGACGGACGCTGGCTCGTCGAGTTTCGCGGCGGCTCCGAGGCTTTCGACCTCGTCCTCTCGACCGTCGCGATCCCCGAGCTGCTCCGGATCGCGCCCGATCTCCCCGCCGACACGCGCGCCCTCTGGAGCGGCATCTCGTACGCCCACGCCCTCTGCCCGGTCCTCGTCGTCGACCGGCCCCTGACGCCCTTCTACTGGACGAACGTCGGCGACGTGACGATGCCCTTCGGCGGGTTCATCGAGCACACGAACTACATCCCCTCGTCGCGCTACGGCGGGAATCACGTGATCTACCTCTCCGACTACGTCCTGCCCGACGATCCCAAGTGGACGATGCCGGACCGCGACCTCTGGGAGATCTACCTTCCGGCCGCGAAACGGCTCGCCCCGGAGCTCGAACGGGCGCGCATCCTCGAGCGCCATCTCTTCCGGGCCGAGTACGCGCAGCCGGTCGTCGGAACGCACTACTCGCGGGTCCTTCCTCCCCTGAGAACCGGCGTCCCGGGTCTCTACTCCGCCGCGATGGCGCAGGTCTACCCCGAGGACCGGGGCCAGAACTATGCCGTGAAGATCGCTCGCGAGGCGGCCTCGGCGCTTCTCGAGGACCTCCGCTGA
- a CDS encoding glycosyltransferase family 2 protein, with product MSVPEVSVVLPCFNELPNLPELRRRLVAVLEATGRTFEILFVDDGSRDGSFEAMAALAAEDPRLRALRLSRNFGHQMALTAGVDRARGRLVAVMDADLQDPPELLAEMLAKSDEGYEVIYAQRTAREGESAFKRATAHLFYRLMRRWTNVDIPVDTGDFRLLGPKAVAAFRSLRERHRFIRGMTAWVGFRATAVHYVRPARLHGETKYPLRKMVRFALDALTSFSHVPLQLGTWLGFLVSSFAFLYIAVVVVLKVLGINERGWTTLMGWILLLGGVQLMLIGVLGEYLGRIYDEVKGRPLYLVSDEVGGEPGAAGEPR from the coding sequence ATGAGCGTGCCCGAGGTTTCCGTCGTCCTTCCGTGCTTCAACGAGCTTCCGAACCTGCCGGAGCTGCGCCGCCGGCTCGTCGCGGTCCTCGAGGCGACGGGGCGGACGTTCGAGATCCTCTTCGTCGACGACGGAAGCCGTGACGGCTCGTTCGAGGCGATGGCCGCGCTCGCAGCGGAGGACCCGCGCCTCAGGGCCCTGCGTCTCTCGCGGAACTTCGGCCACCAGATGGCGCTCACCGCCGGCGTCGACCGGGCCCGCGGACGTCTCGTGGCGGTGATGGACGCCGACCTGCAGGACCCGCCCGAGCTCCTCGCCGAGATGCTCGCGAAGTCCGACGAAGGGTACGAGGTCATTTACGCGCAGCGGACGGCACGGGAAGGGGAGAGCGCCTTCAAGAGGGCGACGGCGCACCTCTTCTACCGCCTCATGCGCCGCTGGACGAACGTCGACATCCCGGTCGACACGGGCGACTTCCGCCTCCTCGGGCCGAAAGCGGTCGCCGCCTTCCGCTCCCTGCGCGAGCGCCACCGTTTCATCCGGGGGATGACCGCCTGGGTCGGCTTCCGGGCGACGGCGGTGCACTACGTCCGCCCCGCGCGGCTGCACGGCGAGACGAAGTACCCGCTGCGCAAGATGGTCCGGTTCGCCCTCGACGCCCTCACGTCGTTCAGCCACGTTCCGCTCCAGCTCGGCACCTGGCTCGGGTTCCTGGTCTCGTCCTTCGCGTTCCTCTACATCGCCGTCGTCGTCGTCCTGAAGGTCCTCGGGATCAACGAGCGGGGCTGGACGACGCTGATGGGGTGGATCCTCCTCCTCGGCGGCGTCCAGCTGATGCTCATCGGCGTCCTGGGGGAGTACCTCGGGCGGATCTACGACGAGGTGAAGGGGCGACCCCTCTACCTCGTCTCGGACGAGGTCGGCGGCGAACCGGGTGCCGCGGGAGAGCCGCGCTGA
- a CDS encoding TIGR03663 family protein, whose product MSGDGPAWQRLERWAWGGLLLLSLALRLWDLGSRAYHHDESIHGHFSYELATKGSYEYDPIYHGPVQYFMVASTFRILGDSDFTARLPAALGGVGLVAMAMLLRARFGRGAAFASGVLLAISPNLLYFTRFCREDVWSLLGTFGLFLWLDRWWRTRRVADLGLAAIWAAVAFASKENFYVLAALMAPSVLAAVWEPGKGFPAFAKIRSLLDVLERHGVAILGAAFLFFTLSEVAYTFFLVHPDSGNPAFIAISYWWGQHKVERVGGPKTYYLPRILQYEFAIVLPALVWIGMRWRRFSPAERFVAALALSSVLMYAYLGEKTPWLIVHQILPFVPLAGSAWAALCASRVRTASIALPVGVATVLATLSLSFWNPLLSPSHPRAETVVFTQTSPELMPVVADVVKVAATGADPVAAVFGEAVWPLSWYFRNLPVYWAMPNAGSRPPFVIVDDTKAEEAQKLLGGDYVARQIPLRAWWIPEVSRSPLRPTPRELLTYLFTRRPWSNDGSATNPVGSQNVVVLTRPDLERSPER is encoded by the coding sequence GTGAGCGGTGACGGTCCGGCCTGGCAGAGGCTCGAGAGGTGGGCCTGGGGAGGGCTCCTCCTCCTCTCCCTCGCCCTGCGCCTCTGGGACCTCGGCTCGCGGGCGTACCACCACGACGAGTCGATCCACGGGCACTTCTCCTACGAGCTGGCGACGAAGGGCAGCTACGAATACGACCCGATCTACCACGGACCCGTGCAGTACTTCATGGTCGCCTCGACGTTCCGGATCCTCGGCGATTCGGACTTCACCGCCCGCCTCCCGGCGGCGCTCGGTGGCGTCGGCCTCGTGGCGATGGCGATGCTCCTCAGGGCGCGGTTCGGGCGGGGGGCCGCCTTCGCGTCCGGCGTCCTCCTCGCGATCTCGCCGAACCTCCTCTACTTCACGCGCTTCTGTCGCGAGGACGTCTGGAGCCTCCTCGGAACGTTCGGGCTCTTCCTCTGGCTGGATCGCTGGTGGCGGACCCGGCGCGTCGCCGACCTCGGTCTGGCCGCGATCTGGGCTGCCGTCGCGTTCGCCTCGAAGGAGAACTTCTACGTTCTCGCGGCGCTGATGGCGCCGTCGGTCCTGGCGGCGGTCTGGGAGCCGGGAAAGGGCTTTCCGGCCTTCGCGAAGATCCGTTCGCTCCTCGACGTCCTCGAGCGTCACGGGGTGGCGATCCTGGGCGCCGCCTTCCTCTTCTTCACGCTCTCCGAGGTGGCGTACACGTTCTTTCTCGTTCACCCCGACTCCGGGAACCCGGCCTTCATCGCGATCTCGTACTGGTGGGGCCAGCACAAGGTCGAGAGGGTCGGCGGGCCGAAGACGTACTACCTGCCGCGGATCCTCCAGTACGAGTTCGCGATCGTTCTCCCCGCGCTCGTCTGGATCGGCATGAGGTGGAGGCGCTTCTCTCCCGCCGAGCGGTTCGTCGCGGCGCTCGCCCTCTCCTCGGTCCTCATGTACGCGTACCTCGGGGAGAAGACGCCCTGGCTCATCGTCCACCAGATCCTGCCGTTCGTCCCGCTCGCGGGCTCCGCCTGGGCGGCGCTCTGCGCCTCGCGCGTCCGGACGGCCTCGATCGCCCTCCCGGTGGGCGTCGCGACCGTCCTGGCGACGCTTTCGCTCTCCTTCTGGAACCCGCTGCTCTCGCCGTCCCACCCGCGGGCCGAAACGGTCGTCTTCACCCAGACGAGCCCGGAGCTGATGCCGGTCGTGGCCGACGTCGTGAAGGTCGCCGCCACCGGTGCGGATCCCGTGGCGGCGGTCTTCGGAGAGGCCGTGTGGCCGCTCTCCTGGTACTTCCGCAACCTTCCGGTCTACTGGGCCATGCCGAACGCGGGCAGCCGGCCGCCCTTCGTCATCGTCGACGACACGAAGGCCGAAGAAGCGCAGAAGCTCCTGGGCGGCGACTACGTGGCCCGGCAGATCCCGCTGCGCGCCTGGTGGATTCCCGAGGTCTCCCGCTCTCCGCTGCGCCCGACGCCGCGCGAGCTTCTGACCTACCTCTTCACGCGCCGGCCCTGGAGCAACGACGGCTCGGCGACGAATCCGGTCGGCTCGCAGAACGTCGTCGTCCTGACGCGGCCCGACCTCGAGAGGAGCCCGGAAAGATGA